In Xyrauchen texanus isolate HMW12.3.18 chromosome 13, RBS_HiC_50CHRs, whole genome shotgun sequence, a single genomic region encodes these proteins:
- the LOC127653590 gene encoding protein OS-9-like: protein MASSLIKWLRGLYIFFLTCLLSVWAFLNLEELNEMKYGIQILPDPVIMGQVEDVMLVSNKYKQLYECRLPAQAVRFHQDPVSEPDVQGYSGPGVPELLKPMQTAACLIKTKDWWTYEFCYSQHIRQYHLEDSEINGDVLFLGYYDSEFDWTNETAKASKQHKLKRYHSQSYVNGSKCDLNGSPRETEVRFVCEEGSSDFIARVDEPQSCRYVLTVHTSRTCQHPLLRQPSNAKPQGIVCQPALSAQQYMDYVKAQVSDTKRKVEQISEELRNLDEILSKDDKNKGLQDDKTEEDSAVHSDETTLPESETKEAEAAEGDPVSEEAEDKGFWEGVTKPTSTESSTPKSESSQEPQDSQLHESDIFGEEKFNFKIITDPAELMKFVQHLKESNQKNMKAELDKESQQSSQKRVEEKKEGREVEVEIEEGDEDERLLQEFEDEMEDLSVPSSKIEEIKEEMQKEFDNIIEEAQQELENEGLKGEFDRSQATQTLENTLGKLLDRLEDKTGHESEPETEENIEMHKDTHSPHKKEGGPSPGSPDLVPKTPAQAGSSGEQVKVRVTKYKVGGGVAAGAVTGGNDDEGGVKVKELGEGDPQWQQIHEVVKEQLERAGIKAEGKIEVKILTHRTTDEAGDQWLSEEDTKSFRELLINLLTGGTEEVYKEQKRQQELENNYRFVWGEKQDDNQSTGNRDSDDADF from the exons ATGGCTTCCTCCTTGATAAAGTGGTTAAgaggattatatatttttttcttaacatGTCTTCTGTCCGTATGGGCCTTTTTGAATTTAGAagaattaaatgaaatgaaatatggAATACAGATTCTGCCCGACCCTGTTATTATGGGGCAG GTGGAAGATGTGATGTTGGTTTCTAACAAATACAAGCAGCTGTATGAGTGCCGGCTGCCTGCTCAGGCAGTACGCTTTCATCAGGACCCGGTGTCAGAGCCTGACGTGCAGGGCTACAGTGGCCCAGGAGTCCCTGAGCTCCTCAAACCCATGCAGACTGCAGCCTGCTTAATTAAG ACCAAAGACTGGTGGACATATGAGTTCTGCTACAGCCAGCACATTAGGCAATACCACTTAGAAG ATTCAGAGATCAATGGAGATGTGCTCTTTTTGGGGTATTATGATTCAGAGTTTGACTGGACTAATGAAACTGCCAAG GCTTCTAAGCAGCATAAGCTGAAGAGGTATCACAGTCAGTCATATGTCAATGGCTCAAAATGTGACCTGAACGGCAGCCCCAGAGAGACAGAAGTCAGA tTTGTGTGCGAGGAGGGCTCAAGTGACTTCATTGCACGGGTGGATGAACCTCAGTCCTGTCGCTACGTCCTGACAGTGCACACCTCTCGTACATGCCAGCATCCGCTTCTGCGCCAACCTTCCAATGCCAAGCCACAAGGCATTGTGTGCCAACCTGCTCTCAGTGCCCAGCAGTACATGGACTACGTCAAGGCTCAAGTCT CTGACACTAAACGTAAAGTTGAACAGATCTCAGAGGAGCTCAGGAATCTGGATGAAATTCTGTCAAAAGATGACAAGAACAAGGGATTGCAAGATGACAAAACAGAAGAGGACTCTGCAGTACATTCAGATGAGACAACACTTCCAGAATCAGAGACCAAAG AGGCTGAGGCAGCTGAGGGGGACCCTGTGAGTGAAGAGGCAGAGGACAAGGGCTTCTGGGAGGGAGTTACCAAACCTACCAGCACAGAGTCAAGCACACCCAAATCAGAG AGCTCTCAGGAGCCTCAGGACAGTCAGTTGCATGAGAGTGACA TATTTGGGGAAGAAAAGTTTAATTTTAAAATCATCACTGACCCTGCAGAATTGATGAAGTTTGTACAACACCTTAAAGAGAGCAATCAAAAG AACATGAAAGCAGAGCTGGATAAAGAGAGCCAGCAATCATCTCAGAAGAGAGTGGAGGAGAAAAAGGAGGGGAGGGAAGTGGAGGTTGAGATAGAGGAAGGGGATGAGGATGAGAGATTACTGCAAGAATTTGAAGATGAGATGGAAGATCTGTCTGTACCCTCGTCCAAGATAGAAGAGATAAAAGAAGAGATGCAGAAAGAGTTTGACAACATCATAGAGGAA GCTCAGCAAGAGTTAGAGAACGAAGGTCTTAAGGGAGAGTTTGATCGCTCTCAGGCAACGCAAACTTTAGAGAACACACTTGGGAAACTTCTGGATCGTCTTGAAGACAAGACCGGACACGAAAGTGAACCAGAAACAGAAGAAAATATAGAAATGCATAAAGATACACACTCTCCACATAAGAAAGAGGGAGGCCCTTCCCCTGGCAGCCCAGACCTGGTTCCCAAAACACCAG CCCAAGCGGGCAGCAGTGGCGAACAGGTAAAAGTCAGGGTGACTAAGTATAAGGTGGGCGGAGGTGTGGCTGCAGGAGCTGTTACCGGGGGCAACGATGATGAGGGGGGTGTGAAGGTGAAGGAACTGGGCGAGGGCGACCCCCAGTGGCAACAGATTCATGAAGTGGTCAAAGAACAGCTAGAGAGAGCCGGCATCAAGGCCGAAG GAAAGATTGAGGTGAAGATTTTAACCCATAGAACAACAGATGAAGCAGGAGACCAGTGGCTTTCTGAGGAGGATACAAAATCATTTAGAGAGCTTCTCATCAACCTTTTG ACGGGAGGCACAGAGGAGGTATATAAAGAGCAGAAGAGACAGCAAGAGTTGGAGAATAACTACAGATTTGTGTGGGGAGAGAAACAGGATGACAACCAATCCACAGGAAACCGTGATTCCGATGATGCAGACTTTTGA